One Helianthus annuus cultivar XRQ/B chromosome 12, HanXRQr2.0-SUNRISE, whole genome shotgun sequence genomic region harbors:
- the LOC110893044 gene encoding uncharacterized protein LOC110893044, whose protein sequence is MADMVNVNEDDEARRNEIRAMIMEEVKKAVEASVPRLAQEVEGQVLEIINTSVTSKVEELKEMISELQVKKSFRRCTYKDFMACNPLPYKGEVDPIACQRWISSTEAVFTRSRCEVEDQVMFATGLLQLRAKDWWDAYSKELGDDKVQSLTWQEFKESFLKYYSPQSAIDKIQEAFLRLRQKDETIDEITNKFLERVKFCEEIAGTERQRIIRYHAMLKAEYREFVNPSKCAMLNELFEWARHREIEIKRQVERGEKRVAEKPTNASPSKKARYQDQSKKGKASSEIPTCKTCGKHHSGECLSGKKGCYKCGREGHPFYRCPENSKACYNCNETGHIKADEPPKARGRMFQLTSDEAKASPDVVSGIFLVNSMPMNVLFDSGASRSFISNELLAHPSFKLEKMSIPLEVEVADSKSYLLHDICKNCKIIIEDEEFSIDLVPMYMGEFKVVVGMDWLAQNHAEIQCEKKVIHVVTSGGNG, encoded by the coding sequence ATGGCTGATATGGTGAATGTGAATGAGGACGACGAAGCACGCCGAAATGAAATAAGAGCTATGATTATGGAAGAAGTAAAGAAAGCAGTAGAGGCTAGTGTTCCCCGACTAGCTCAAGAAGTCGAAGGACAAGTATTGGAGATAATTAATACCTCGGTAACTTCTAAGGTggaagaattgaaagaaatgattaGTGAATTGCAAGTGAAGAAAAGCTTTCGGCGATGCACGTACAAAGATTTCATGGCATGCAACCCTTTACCATACAAAGGGGAAGTTGATCCGATAGCTTGTCAAAGGTGGATTTCAAGTACCGAAGCAGTGTTTACACGAAGTAGATGTGAAGTGGAGGATCAAGTAATGTTTGCCACGGGCCTCCTACAACTTCgagcaaaagattggtgggacgCATACTCGAAGGAATTGGGGGATGATAAAGTACAATCGTTAACATGGCAAGAATTCAAGGAGTCATTTCTGAAATATTATAGTCCACAATCCGCAATTGATAAGATTCAGGAAGCCTTCTTACGTCTCAGACAAAAGGATGAAACGATTGACGAGATAACGAACAAGTTCCTTGAGAGGGTGAAGTTCTGTGAGGAGATAGCGGGGACTGAGAGGCAAAGGATTATACGTTACCATGCTATGTTAAAGGCTGAATATCGGGAATTTGTAAACCCCTCCAAGTGTGCAATGTTAAATGAACTATTTGAATGGGCAAGACACAGAGAAATTGAGATAAAAAGGCAGGTTGAACGGGGAGAGAAAAGGGTAGCGGAGAAGCCTACCAACGCAAGCCCATCGAAAAAGGCAAGATATCAAGACCAAAGCAAGAAGGGGAAAGCAAGTAGTGAAATTCCGACTTGCAAGACGTGTGGGAAGCATCATTCGGGTGAGTGTTTGTCGGGAAAGAAGGGATGCTACAAATGTGGACGAGAGGGACATCCGTTTTATAGGTGCCCCGAAAACTCAAAGGCGTGTTATAATTGCAATGAAACGGGGCACATTAAAGCGGATGAGCCCCCCAAGGCTCGCGGGAGGATGTTTCAGTTAACCTCAGATGAAGCCAAAGCTAGCCCGGAcgtggtttcaggtatattctTGGTTAATTCTATGCCTATGAATGTTCTATTTGATTCTGGGGCTAGTAGGTCGTTCATTTCTAATGAATTGTTAGCTCACCCATCGTTTAAGCTTGAAAAGATGTCAATACCCTTAGAGGTTGAAGTTGCTGATAGTAAAAGCTATTTGTTGCATGATATTTGCAAAAACTGTAAGATAATAATCGAAGATGAGGAATTTAGTATAGACCTTGTTCCAATGTACATGGGGGAATTTAAAGTAgttgtaggaatggattggctagCCCAAAACCACGCTGAAATTCAATGTGAAAAGAAAGTCATTCATGTAGTTACCTCGGGGGGAAACGGATAA